The following are from one region of the Microbacterium paraoxydans genome:
- a CDS encoding PadR family transcriptional regulator, protein MGKQMTEMLKGTLEGIVLALLAEQPAYGYEITARLREHGFTDTAEGTVYALLVRIEQKKLVDVEKVPSEKGPPRKVYTLNAQGRQELEEFWTTWDFLRTHIERLNTNTTDKGN, encoded by the coding sequence ATGGGCAAGCAGATGACCGAGATGCTCAAGGGAACCCTGGAGGGCATCGTGCTGGCCCTCCTCGCCGAGCAGCCGGCCTACGGGTACGAGATCACCGCGCGCCTGCGGGAGCACGGATTCACCGACACCGCGGAAGGCACCGTCTACGCCCTGCTGGTCAGGATCGAGCAGAAGAAGCTCGTGGACGTCGAGAAGGTGCCGAGCGAGAAGGGCCCGCCCCGCAAGGTGTACACCCTCAATGCGCAGGGCCGACAGGAGCTGGAGGAGTTCTGGACGACCTGGGACTTCCTCCGCACGCACATCGAACGACTCAACACGAACACCACGGACAAGGGGAACTGA
- a CDS encoding response regulator transcription factor: MRIVIAEDDTLLREGLALLLRSEGFDVIGAVPDADGFLALLDEADAAVVDVRMPPTFTSEGLKAAAEARARRPGFPVLVLSAYVEDRYAGELLAAGADGLGYLLKERVGKVAAFVDALRRVAAGGTVMDPEVISQLMSRRRADDPVQTLTPREREVLRLMAEGLDNTTIAARLFVTETAVSKHIGNIFAKLGLAASDSGHRRVLAVLAYLRG, encoded by the coding sequence ATGCGGATCGTGATCGCGGAGGACGACACCCTGCTGCGGGAGGGCCTCGCGCTCCTGTTGCGCAGCGAGGGCTTCGACGTGATCGGCGCCGTGCCGGACGCGGACGGGTTCCTCGCCCTCCTCGACGAGGCCGATGCGGCGGTGGTCGATGTGCGGATGCCGCCGACCTTCACCAGCGAGGGGCTCAAGGCCGCGGCCGAGGCGAGAGCCCGCCGCCCCGGCTTCCCGGTGCTCGTGCTCTCGGCGTATGTGGAGGACCGTTACGCGGGGGAGCTCCTCGCGGCGGGGGCGGACGGCCTCGGCTACCTGTTGAAGGAGCGCGTGGGCAAGGTCGCGGCGTTCGTCGACGCGCTTCGCCGCGTGGCAGCCGGCGGCACGGTCATGGACCCCGAGGTCATCTCGCAGCTCATGAGCCGACGTCGCGCCGACGACCCCGTGCAGACCCTCACTCCGCGGGAGCGTGAGGTGCTCAGGCTCATGGCCGAGGGCCTGGACAACACCACCATCGCCGCACGCTTGTTCGTGACGGAGACCGCGGTGAGCAAGCACATCGGCAACATCTTCGCCAAGCTCGGGCTGGCCGCCAGCGACAGCGGCCACCGCCGCGTCCTCGCCGTCCTCGCCTATCTCCGCGGCTGA
- a CDS encoding sensor histidine kinase, with amino-acid sequence MKDGWMRRWLRGWLPDARFLAVELGASVVSLALFCVILVLLPLMLITGGVLLLPQVVQVLHAWSDRARRRIGRRRGEDLPPLGRTLPRGATIDERLRFAFSRTTARDALWLTVHAFPVMWLSLLTLALPLSAVNTLAVTWYWQFAPADDPVGSPYPVTSWELAWTMPLVALAYAVAALFLVPVVARLVAFVSARLLATPQKSRLAARVDALTLSRAAALDAHAAELRRIERDLHDGAQNRLVNVVMMLGIAERAQETGGDVIEPLHRAQDAAADALAGLRRTVHDIYPPILDELGLEGALASLAGRSVVPCTLDAADIGRVPAAVESASYFVVAEALTNVNKYSAATRAAVRVEREGELLFIAVEDDGVGGAIERPGGGLAGIRRRVEAFEGTMELSSPAGGPTILRTELPCGS; translated from the coding sequence GTGAAGGACGGATGGATGCGCCGCTGGCTGCGCGGATGGCTGCCCGATGCGCGGTTCCTCGCCGTCGAACTCGGCGCCTCCGTCGTGTCCCTCGCGCTGTTCTGCGTCATCCTCGTGCTGCTGCCGCTCATGCTCATCACCGGCGGGGTGCTGTTGCTTCCGCAGGTCGTGCAGGTGCTGCACGCCTGGAGCGACCGCGCGCGGCGACGGATCGGACGACGACGCGGGGAGGATCTGCCGCCACTCGGGCGCACGCTGCCGCGCGGCGCGACGATCGACGAACGGCTCCGCTTCGCCTTCTCCCGCACCACCGCCCGCGACGCCCTGTGGCTCACCGTGCACGCCTTCCCGGTGATGTGGCTGTCGCTGCTGACGCTCGCGCTGCCGTTGTCCGCCGTCAATACACTCGCGGTCACCTGGTACTGGCAGTTCGCGCCCGCCGACGACCCGGTCGGCTCGCCGTACCCGGTCACGTCGTGGGAGCTCGCGTGGACCATGCCGCTCGTCGCCCTCGCCTACGCGGTGGCCGCGCTGTTCCTCGTGCCGGTGGTCGCCCGACTTGTGGCCTTCGTCTCGGCGAGGCTCCTCGCGACGCCGCAGAAGTCGCGCCTCGCCGCCCGCGTCGACGCGCTGACGCTCAGCCGCGCGGCCGCGCTCGATGCCCACGCCGCCGAGCTCCGGCGCATCGAGCGCGATCTGCACGACGGCGCCCAGAACCGCCTGGTGAACGTCGTGATGATGCTGGGGATCGCGGAGCGCGCCCAGGAGACCGGCGGCGATGTGATCGAGCCGTTGCACCGTGCGCAGGATGCCGCGGCCGATGCCCTCGCCGGCCTCCGGCGCACGGTGCACGACATCTATCCGCCGATCCTCGACGAACTGGGTCTCGAGGGGGCGCTGGCCTCGCTCGCCGGGCGCAGCGTCGTCCCGTGCACGCTCGACGCCGCGGACATCGGCCGGGTGCCGGCGGCGGTCGAGTCGGCGTCGTACTTCGTGGTCGCGGAGGCGCTGACCAACGTGAACAAGTACAGCGCCGCCACGCGAGCTGCCGTGCGAGTGGAGCGGGAGGGCGAGCTGCTCTTCATCGCGGTGGAGGACGACGGGGTCGGCGGCGCGATCGAGCGTCCGGGCGGAGGTCTCGCCGGGATCCGGCGCCGGGTCGAGGCGTTCGAGGGCACGATGGAACTGTCGAGTCCCGCCGGGGGACCCACCATCCTGCGGACGGAGCTGCCATGCGGATCGTGA